Below is a genomic region from Argiope bruennichi chromosome 3, qqArgBrue1.1, whole genome shotgun sequence.
atcaccaaaataactaaaaaaaattcaaaaatactttttagaaattatgaattatactAAGAAAGCATATTGTATTctattttcttggattttttttcaaaaaaaaaatccgagcATTGTTTTAATTTCGTCCACAGAAAACATATGCAAGTGAATAACGCACTAttacaagaaattatttatttgaaacacactctagattcaaatttaaatgaattattcaacaACGATAAGGTCCAGGCTATATGAccatttcttcatattttctgCTTTCCCAATATACTAAATTTTGTGACTAATACATTTTCCTGAAATTCGACTaaacttcttttgaatttttctcatAGCTAATCTGTGTTTATTTCCGAATATAATCCTTCTTTTGACGTCATTGCAATTTAATAAGTCTTCACATCTGGCATGATAAAAATAGTATGAGATTTTCTAAtacatgcattattttaaaattaaatcgttttttttaagtaaaataagtgaagttaaatatttgcttcttatattaaaatacaaaaatatttagtttcgtatctaatgaaaaacttattttgattagaataaatatttaaccaaataatctttaaaaaattacgataaaaatttaaaatttaaacaacatcttaagctattttttaaaatgtcactaATTCTTggaatatatttggaaaaataaaaaaataaaaactattcattaattttgatcTTATAAAAACTTAAAGCGACTAAAGCTGtagacattattttttcatttatttaataaagaataccCAACTAATATATCTGATATTAAAAATGTACTACCATAATGGAATATGATATCATAACATAATATCATAAACTTAATTATAAGTataagtttttctttcaaaaaaatctttcgcTTTTTCTAAAAgtcattctgaaatatatttaaataaataaacatacgcatTTATTTTTTGCCGTATTTCTGTTTTTCTTACAGCTTTCAAATTTATTACCATTCCCGCATGTTTATCGAAAGCATCAACCAAAGAGTGAACAActttacattatttacaaataaaatcagaTAGCTAGCTACATGTAAATACTACAGATAAcgcattttttttacatagacGCTTAAAATAACTGAAACTACACATCGGAAATATAAGGGCTTTTATgccaagcaaaataaattatttactttttaacttaTGCAAACATGTTATCGAAATATGATTGGTAATGTCtatctattcaaataaaatgcttCTCTTCCTGAAACGCCCGTGGATTATAAGAGAAACGGAGTGAAACAGCAATTTGAAGAAAGAATTCAACGATATTTCTGTGAAATATAGATCaagatgagaaatttttttatttacaaattattcatttaacgGAAGTTTCAAGAGCATTTCATGATTTACTTTCCTAGAAGAAGTGTACTGAATCctattcaaatgcaatttttagaaGGCAAAAGCATAAAGCTCTGAGCAAAGCTGTTGAGAGAATGTTTGTTATTGATCGTTGGCTGGATCACTTGAAAAGGCTAATTTTAACTCAGTGGTTTACCTGATTATCACCTAATTTGCTTCTGGGCCCTATCTGCTAgatatatctaataataataataaaaaaaagaagaaagaaaatgtttgtatgaaaatttgaaaaaaaaaaagtgtttatgtgcatgtgtgtgtgtagCGCTAAACAGTTAAGATGGTTTGATTTACTGCTATCAAATTTATTACTGCTATTTTTGAAGAGTAGAAATTTAAACCTCTgatcgatttttaattttaattagaattttaaataattaaaaattagaaagattttcccaattttttccccattaaagtgttcattctaaattaattattatttcgaaaatgcttcttatgcttttttaaaagtttaaaataatatttttttatctattctagTTTATTTAccgtgtaatttttaaaatttgacaacatTTTTGAATTCCATGATTTTAAACAAAGTTCAAGAATTCAAAGTGGcttcatttcatttcatctaATATTCAATAGCATGATTTTCTGTGCAGCTCATGTGTGCAATATTACCTTAAAGGACTAAGAAAGACCAAAGAAAGTCAGTGAGAATCCAGAAAGTGAATATTAAACAGCCTATTACTGTAATGCGCTAATTTAATCTTCATAATTTGTAGTTCTGCAGTTCCAAAGGAAATTTCTTCATACATGGTAAAGAGCATTtcgcatttctttttttctttacattgaagcacatatttataatttcaatgtttGAAGAGCAATTAGATCTCAGAACACTCTCTCTTATTCTTGTTTCGCACAGTCAGTAGAACTCTTCTTCCAAGTATTTAAACATCGGATTTATTCAAACAGGACTTTTTATCGATTGTTATCAAAGTCAAGTTTTGTGTGTAAAAGCGATggtataattatacataattatttaaattttggattaacAATAACGGTTTGTTCAGATGTCAAGATGCCATCTTCTTTCGATatagaaaaaatacataaatcagcTGTCTCTTTACCATAGAAACAGCTGTATTTGGTAATGCATGTTGAATATCCATTGATATAGATATGAACAGTACAGATATGCTAAAACATTTCTTGTAATGAATGCAATATAACTtgtatatacagtacactcccgattatccgcggaattgggtggcgcggccgccgcggataacaaaaatcgcggataatccgaaaaaagctaaaaacgggtatagcaaaagagaaaacagtcattccaactttgaaaaatcgttttatgtacaataaaacgtaaaataaacagcaggaaatgtttaactaacgcttaatattttagtatatcactcaaaactaacctaaaatgcattttgttaatgaaaacagaaaagtgctttgtacttacgagaggcgtcaaggatacacagaaaaattaatacatatgtactgttttaatactgtaatgtaatatgtaattacaaaagcataactgtaaaacgacacctttttgaagaaatcagtcttTTGTGCTTGCTTtatgctttggaagcattttctctttgcttggaagcaaaaaaaaaaaaaaaaacttagtgcggcaggcgcggataatcgggagtctactgtatattgttttacatttattgcaaGTACCCTGTACGTGCATCTAGACTGACAATTTGTTCattttatgcaacaaaaaatggttttgaaaCGAAACTTGGCGGAGTCTTTATGCAGAATTATTCCTGAAAACCACGTGATATTGTTAGTTCttgtaatattgaaatataatgtgtatatttcaatataatacaatactgtataatataccttcaatattgaaatataatacatCATTTAGATTTTTGTACAATTAAAGATCGCAGTTTATCGTGACGAATATATTTAAGTACTTGCTACAAGAAGATTCGATTTATGAAGCCTTGTCcttaatatatcttttttgccttttgattagtttaaattaattaaattcttcctGTGTGATTTTATACGACAGAGAATCCGAGAAACATGCACTAACGACATGAGTTTTAAGAATCCGTGTTGTTGTCGTTTCCGGATTGCGCTTATTTGTTTGTAAGACATCATGAAAGTCGATAATAAAATCTTTCGGATGTTCGAGgaaataaaaggatttgaaaCAGTCTTCAAGCCGTACAACAAAAAGCATACTTGAATGCTGtgcagtaaatttatttttgtttttgacattCTCACAGATTTTACCAAAAGCATTATACAGAAATAATCATTTGTATCATTAGTAAGCttcttcgaaaatattaaaacccATTCAAAAcgagtttatttattttccactgaaatacagaaaaatagaatattttatctcTAGAATTACATCATGTTATGTATTGCTCCAGATGTCGCTGAGACTCCAGACTTATGCAATGATGCAATATTTGTCTGTCTACCATAATGTAAAAGAACAGAATATGCTGTACAAACAGAAATACtatgcattcatatttatttctatcattgtgtacaaatatataactttattgtATCAATagcataattatattatataatcataactgttattgtataatttaattgcattaattttagatattattataaatttattattccagcaaagagaatattttaaaattgaatgatgtGTCTGTATATTTCTGGAAACAACAGAATTAATACTCATGTCAAATAGATGtcatacaaaattatatactttCAATTCGGAAGTAATTTCATAAGGACAATTTCTATAGTAAATATCAGCAATATTAAAAGAAGACAATATATAGAAATAGACATATGAGACAATATGTTATTCAGTAATGAAAGCTCATTAAAAACTTTAGGAAAGAAGTAAGCTTACTTCATTTGTTATTTGTTTCGAAATCTTGGATATATACTGAATTAATCTTCCATTTCAATTTccgaaaaataaagcaaattgcAGATTTAACGATGGCttttatttatatctgaaatatttgaatttaattataacgTAAGTTGACGTTATAtaaagttcaaattaaataaatataattgatcttgtataattatttcaaacttaatataaaaattaatttaacagaccttttatttcaaaacagatgATTTGGAAACaaagtacattttttataaagtatatttaattgttttgccgaagtgaaaaataatacatgtattgtattgtttttcataattcaattttgaaatttactagatgcaataaattagaaaatttataaattattatgtattttattttatcaaaaagacgaattatttattttcctaaatagaCTAATTAGTGTCACAATTAttgggtatttttttatttgggctattattaaaataataacacaaactgttacattattttatataataaaccaGCTTTTTAATTTTCGACCATATtggacttttataaaattatttagaaaaaatttttttatttcattttgaatgaatatagTGATATAAGGATACCTCACCtttgacaaaatatttgttttttcggtgtaaaaatttgaatagtactTTGTCTGAATTACTATTtcgatttttattgataaaaaagaagACGGGGGGAATATGAGCAATCAATTATTTCTGTCTAATGTGAAGTATTGTATGcatctgtttcaaaataattttagtgtgATGTCTAGCtgttaaataacttaaaaagagttaatttcttctaaatgaaAGACATGAAAgcagcatttatttttcttacgcTGTTCATTCATTAAGAggatgaatttgatattttacaaaaaaatcatttacttattTGATGCAGATAGTGAATAATTCAAATTcctaaagagggggggggggagaactgCTGATATAAAGAAATGagttggaaatgaaaaaaaaattttttttttatagtaatcaTTGTATGTTAAGTCTTAGATCTCTGAGTATCATCAATTATATGTTAccatacttttaaattatatactgtCATTGGTAACATATTTTTGACatgcatttttaacaattttggttaaaatatgtttaataaatattatttataggaaATTTCCATCAATAATATTCTTTCATAGATAAAGAGTCCGAGACTCTTGATAGCAGGTAATTTCAGTTTCTGataaatagttttcaataaaGGGAAATTTATATTATCGCAGGAAAGAATATTTAATCTGATGAAAAGTACAATATATTAGGATTCGTTCAGTTTcgttatattgaaataaatatgtaaaagtcAAAAGTgttgaaacaagaaaaaattttaaaattaagaggattttttttaagcattttgaattttttatgctttttattggGGGAGGACtatgtatgttaaaaaattttcttgcatccacgttcatttaaattaatttatagttgACCAAATTTACTTACTGGTtcgaaataattccaaataatgataatattattaaataatataaattaagcaGAAGTTATTTTCTGCTTTATCTACTACAGTAATAATAAgcacttttttcctttttttatttctttctttaacaatttatttacataaatgtatatttcttgGGATCTGTTATTTTTAAGAGTTAAATTTAGTCTTGACTTCTTCGATAAATTTCACTTTCCATTCTTCGAACCCCTCCGATGAACAATgattattttctagataatttagaaataaaaatatccaaatcctgttcaatagaatttttttaatgtttaatttttcctcattctaaatttttcttcccctttcaatttattttttaacgcaTCTCCAGGAAATTATATCTTCtaaaggattaatttttaaaaacaaatggaaGAAATTAGAATAGTAGCTAATATTTTTCTACTctactatgaaaaaatattcaaacacaatttaataaatgattttagataTATTGATGATTTACTTTTGTTAAACATAGATATtcctaatattataattaattgttattcaaaagaattaaatttaaattgaactaatttatttggatttaattaaatcatctaatttggatttaaaaatggaaatttctaaTGGGGAAAACTTTAGTAGATTTTTACACTAAAAGGGATGagttaacttcaaaataattaaaataaatattttcattctaatttaaactgcaattttcaaaaacgaatttttcgcattttaacaagattaaaaaatttgcaataaaagattcttatatcggggcaacaaaaaaaaattattaaatcataacTTTTTCTTGAAAACTTCTGCGATACATGGGttttaataaaaggaagtttatcggtattttaaaatttttaaacatatgaaaatctacattgtattttatttttcatcttttgattttattttagcttaataGATGGCTCTGTTATCGTTCACTCTAAATCGTGTATTGACGTTTCTCTTTGACAAAGCATTGTAGGCGTTTTTGGCTTAAACGCGGGAAAGtgcaaattttaaagtaacacgCCTATTCAGAAGTAAGTTTAGTTTTTCTATTTGTGATATTTAAGTTCAATATGTATGtttcatttgtaattatatttgatttccaaatttattGATAAGTAATTTTATGGTTCGATGCTTGTCTCTTGTTTAATATCTTATAGTATTTTGATTAGCTGTATTCAGCTTTAATTGTTCAGATAtggatttgaatttttgaaataatttgtttattaaattagtaatttcgCTTTTCAATGCCTGAATTTAATGTCGATGTTTTGTATTGACTAATTCTTGTCTTTTAAAAAACCTTAATAAATTCTTGGGATATTCGGGTTGGATTGTTGGACGAAAGTCGAATCCCTCACATAAAAATTCTTTGGTATGAATCCCTGCTTGAAGACTATCCTTGAATTTTTCAAGCCGGATTCACcatttccttccttttttatttcattttattctaatttatggaaattaaacttgagatcaatatttatttctagtttGGCTAAATTCATTCGTGTTTTAGATGCAGCAGCGTTGGCACATTCTAAAtactatgtattttttaaattttgtttttgctcagaaatattttcctaatacgctaatttcataaaaattgcttttaacttaatgttttgtattttcttgtcCCTCTACTGAATGAACCTTGAATcagaattacattttgaaaattttaaatattcttttatataaaacgaTCCATAATTTTgcatctaaattattttgaatcgatattatataaagaaaagcttttcttaaaaactgctgatacaaaaaaatagcttaaaaattgcaatttaatgtaTGCATCCGATTGTAAACACTTGTATGctgcaaaatatgaaatcaaaaaaagaaaCACAAAGACTATATTTCAACGTTATTCTTTATTTATCCTTGTGAAATTATTAATTGGATTTGTATCCAAGAAAacacaagaaaattattttcatcataattttttttctacataagcTTCCTTCGAAAGCTTTTTGAGGAAATAACTATTTCTCTTCATAGCACGCGGACCACTTCTTAAGATTCGGTTCCGCGTTTGCTGTGTGAGACTCTTTTCAACTCGAGTCTAATAGAAAGTAACCAAACATACTGCGGAGAACGTAAAAGACATCTTTGATGTTATTAGTCAGAATACCTCGTTCATAGAAAGATTATGGTCAAGttcatgaaatattacataaatgaaacttaaagcacataaacatatttacaataacatatatatttgcTTGCGAAGATATCATATTTGTCATTTCTTTGTCCAGAAATTAGATAAACGTGCTAATGcttatctaatatttgaagaatgacggactttaaaaaatatttttaatttgataatcgttttatttaattatataatgataaaagtaaaaagaatgaatgaagttCGTACATTACTTGATTAATTAGTCAGAATACCttacataataattaatagataaataatattaatagattaatataataattaaaagataaataataatattcattattttcaaaagtaatgcaTTAAAATGGggtaaatatgaatttataataagcGATGTGAAAAGATTAATTGCCCCTTTTATGTAAACAAAGCTCTCTcctgcattatttacaaaaataatttatatatatctgaATGTGGTGATAAAAtaacataagaattttaaaaacatttttttgtcattGTAATTTATGCAATTAGGAAATCAATTTCTATACATTTATGTATGTTTGTATGTATTTACATATCTACAAtaccttaattaaaaatttgtgacattttaaattatttaaggatttaaaaaaatatgaacaaattaaCGAAgttcgcaatttttttaaaaattgctataataaatTTGTTCTGAATTCTATtggtgttttattttaaaagaatattttacaattttataaatataattatatatgaattaaaatatttaaatccttaaAGTATATTATCGCAACGAGAAAGCTTTGAATACTACAAAAGGCATCCAATacttaatatattgaatttttcttttcattaagcCTAATAAACAtctaataaaataagtaaatatcctAAAATGGcaggatattatgataatattcaaaatagaattatgcatttttaataaatgttttcctttaatggaataattacagaaatttaagactatatatttcaaaactcgtGACATTTGCAACATGGGTATAATTTGGTAAAATAagacatgttaaaaaaatttttctgtaggaaattaaattcatagaattataaattctttaaaatccagACTTTTAATTATGCttatgttcttaaaaaatttgatagTGATAAAGTATtcgagaagaaatttttttttatcaaattatattcttgcctatttttaaaaggaaataaccactttaatggaattatgatataaataatatgacaAACAACAAGTAAAGATTATTTATGAGAATCGTTCTTTGCCTATCAGATTAATGAAGTAATGAAAAGCAAGAATGTTTacaaaatacaacaataaattatCAACAATAAAACGATAAGCGATATAATGAGTAATACTAAGAAATACATTTCATTCTAATTATGAGAtataatgcatattatatatatgtatatataaagacCTATTCTTTGTATGAACAAGGTAAATCAAGCGATTACAACTTCGCACGTTCTTTAATCAGCATTGCCTTTCAACCAATTAACTAACTCCCTCAAATGAAGATGGAACAACGTTCTAGAGAAATAAAATGATccgaaaaaggaattttattctaTCGAACGAAAATTAACACGGGGGGAGAGGGGAGTAAAGGGATGGAACATAAATTGATGACAGGTTTAATTCCCCGCTGAGAATCCGAACTAGATCTTATCTGGCCTCGTTCGAATTCACAGATTCGAATTCCTTTTCAGAAGGGGCTTCGCGTTTACCGAATCTTATGAAAGTGTCGTTCACGTTCTCTTTTTTCGCCTTTTGGAAAGCTCGAATGCAGTTGGGATCGCTCAAAAGGGCCTTTCTCAATTCTTGAGTGCTGGTAACTCGGCAGCCATTGTGGTTGAGGAGGAATCGTTGAGGAAGACCGACTTTAGGAAGATCGGACAGCTCTGGGGAAGAGTCGGGTTGGTGGACTTCGGGACTGTCTTCCAACAGCAAAGAGGAAGGGTGGTTTTCCATCGTCCTTCCATTGCCAGATTCACTAGATGAGCTTCTTCCAAATCGAATGAAGGTGGAATCAACAGCCTTCTTTCTTTGACCTTGAGTAACTGTTTGGAAAAGAAAGAATGGTTTAGAATATTTTGCTAGAAATCATTGAttaacatttgatatttaaaaacataattttataacatatgcATCGTAATACATTTCAAATCTTATATAATAGAAGTATTTTCAGAATgtgatattaaaatcatttaggTAATTTAATGCGATTTTAATCTATTACTTTGTTATAGTATTTTTTCGCATTTTGATTAAATGGTAAGAATACGAGTCATTTGTTcgtgaagttttaaaaaaatcttttatcacagtagttttaaattgtaattttactaTCAGGATAAAACGGCAAAAAATAACGATAACATAGCTTTAGTAttgattattacattaataaaagtatatgctAATAGATAAAGTTGTCTATTCTTtcctgctttattttaaatttttcctcttggggaaaatttggtatataatattCCAACTAGTATGTTGTATTATTTGGTATACTTTGAATTGATTAGAATATGgtgtgattatatatttataaatattaaattcagtcATATTCTGCAGAATATATTCTACACTTGGAATTTGGCCTTTTGctatcttaaaacaaaatttattaggtttctttttaatcaattaaataactaTCTTAATTCAATACtgaattttccttaatatttttcattgaaatggcaaataaattgttacatttttggCGCATTGTAAATAGTAATTAATGAGATAAAATGggaaacaaattacatttttttaatgggatcgaactaataaaatatgatataaattttcctCTAGATATAAAACAATTTGTTCATTTtctaacattgttttaaaattgcctttgaataaatattaattttgtgaaaattttctaagatttaccgttaaatattaattaaaagtgttaAGGATTACTCTCGTATTAAAATATCTTGCATTTTTTAATGCAAGGAAGGATTACTCTCCTATGAAATATCTTGCATTTCTCCGATTCATAGcgatcaaaataattctttaaatagatGTTTAATTCGCAGCTTATTTAAGtagatttaattaatcaattgtttattttccaattaattatatttttaataaacttatgacACCTTAATTTAACACGCCTCAATTTAATTTGTCaagtaatttcattgaaaataaagctattaaaaaattttgctttttgactttaaaattgaAGGAGTTCTtcaattatatttccaaaaagaataaaagaatcaattactcagaaggaatatttttatcaagGATTAAAAGAAAATCAGCCTTTTCgaacattttagaaatgaaattcgtATGCGAAGGAAATAACTTAAAACATCTACTCGACTGATATTTCTAATCAGTTTTTCACTTAATATGCTGGgtattaataaaacatatgaaggaggaaattaatttaaatgattgctTTATAAAAGAAGATTAAATCGAGTAGAAATTTTTCAAGACTAGGTCTTACGGAACTCTTTGAAAGTGTAATTATCAAATGAGAGGCAATTAAGGGGGTTCATTTCATTCTTccgaattttaattctttaataagcTTTCGTTGCAGACGCATCGGAGAAGATCATTTAAATGCCACgagaaagttattttaatctCTGCGTGAAGAAAGAAGGGGTTCACATTAGAATTTGTgtacattttatttcagtttcattgatttttttttgtattcagaaacataattatatcattaataactaatagtattaattaattatgtgtttatattatagaaccttttttatttttacatttactatCAGGAAGAAGTGTCatcaaaatgattataaataactttGTTGATTTAAGCAATAAAAGTAACAGTAAAATGAGTAATTTGACGTGAACATACATTTAATATGAGCGAGATAACTCAATAACTGAATGAAGCTAATTAAAAAAGTTTGGTACTTTGTATTCGCATCAAAATTGTAGAATCCTATCAGATTATGGATGAAATATGTATTTGAGAATTCTACGTCCGTGTACACGCAAACATTATAAAACACAATGAATTGGATGAATGTATTTGGCGTACAACTTTATCCCTCGATCtataaatctgtaataaatttcgGAAAACAATTGACCTCTATATGTATTGAGTGATTTGAGATCTTAATATTCGAATGCATGCAAATActgtatttaaaaactgaataggctctataatgaaatttggtatgtgatcttggtGCCAAACATGCatctctgtatcaaattttgaaaatatttagtcaTCTAcgataattccaaattttttattccattctttaCTATTCTACGAAGAGAAACGCAAAGTACCATGggaataaattaagatattcgagggcatattaatataattatagaaataccATTActgtcaataattttatattaataattacagtcaataatttataatttggttttctcattttctaaatttaaaaaaaaatttatatgattctGTATTAACGAAAAAGTGCTATGGTTATGTCGGTAAAAGTGCTACTAgttaaggaaataagaaaaattactatatttattttctatttcaaatggaTTATGGTATGTTATTCTCATGCTATTCagctcactttttaaaaattgaaaatctgttACATTTTGCGTTTAAGAACGAAAAATTCTcaaggtttaaaattatttacagtacATTAActaccataaaaataaatattttagaaaatatagggCTTCAGTCTTCAGCTTGCAAATGTAGAAAATATAGTCTTAAACTAATAGTATTATCATttgattagtaataaaaattacagtgTAAAGATTGATCAAATTTTAGcacttgtttcaaaaatttcttttcaatatatgtCCTGCATTATAGAATTGTTTATCAACAGAAACCGCCTTCACACGAACTGAATCCCCCTTCTCTTTCATTCTGAATTCATCTGGCTTCCCAGTATATCGATTGATTCATTGAGCCCATATGTTACTAGAGTCACGTCTTTACTAATAGCACTCGAACGATTCAACAGTTCACCGCAGCCAAGTTGCCTCATTGGAGTACTGTTACTTTCAAagtagtaatatattaaaataattcccattaaatattcattcaataaagattatgtaagaaaaataatttcaaatggtgttaaatgtatttcatttaattatgtaaGCACTCTAAATgacttttttctgttaaaattcaagattgatatcatttgtttgttaaaattaaaaagaagaaaaacttccAACCGATCTATtctgcaaactaaattttataaccaaatacttcaaagatgaaatttcaacaatatttgtgTATATTCATTAGGAAATAAAATGATCTTGAAATTAATGAACTAAAATTGGAATTCGAAATATATAATGCTAAAAAACAATGACACgacaaaaacaattttcaaaatcaatctcatatttaatc
It encodes:
- the LOC129964196 gene encoding uncharacterized protein LOC129964196, which codes for MSILLQLLSLLVCLQTVWPYPIQDDEGSLLENYGLRLAKRPFYPYKDAILSPFGFLDTARVTQGQRKKAVDSTFIRFGRSSSSESGNGRTMENHPSSLLLEDSPEVHQPDSSPELSDLPKVGLPQRFLLNHNGCRVTSTQELRKALLSDPNCIRAFQKAKKENVNDTFIRFGKREAPSEKEFESVNSNEAR